The proteins below come from a single Limosilactobacillus reuteri genomic window:
- a CDS encoding tyrosine-protein phosphatase, translating into MANQRLLPIKNGYNFRDLGGYPTADGHQIKWHRLIRTGSLAHLDQNDLTVLDNIPISLDIDLRAPDEVKKDPDRVPSQAKYYHLPVFEADETDASHSDEEIAAQMQQPGNGYHHMIDVYHRMTTAASAKQAYQKLLNLLLNNERGALLFHCTAGKDRTGMAAYLILSALGVEQKIIMEDYLLTNTVTQEFRNHWLQDMRNHGASEALVTNRAALASVAPDYLNTAIKIITQNYGNVNQYLNNYLDITPTEIKDLRKLYLD; encoded by the coding sequence ATGGCTAACCAACGCTTACTTCCAATAAAGAATGGGTACAACTTTCGTGATCTTGGAGGTTATCCCACAGCAGATGGTCATCAAATAAAATGGCATCGTCTTATTCGTACTGGTTCACTTGCTCATTTAGATCAAAATGATCTCACCGTTTTAGATAATATTCCTATTTCGCTCGATATTGACCTCCGTGCTCCCGACGAAGTAAAGAAAGATCCTGATCGAGTGCCTTCCCAAGCAAAATATTATCATTTACCTGTTTTCGAAGCCGACGAAACAGACGCCTCACATAGTGATGAGGAAATCGCCGCACAGATGCAACAGCCAGGAAACGGTTATCACCATATGATTGATGTTTATCACCGAATGACCACAGCTGCTTCAGCCAAGCAAGCTTACCAGAAATTACTTAATCTCTTATTGAATAATGAACGCGGTGCCTTGCTATTTCATTGTACTGCTGGTAAAGATCGGACAGGGATGGCTGCTTATCTTATTCTTAGTGCCCTCGGGGTTGAGCAAAAGATTATTATGGAAGATTACCTGTTAACGAATACTGTTACTCAGGAGTTTCGTAATCACTGGTTGCAAGACATGCGGAATCATGGAGCCAGCGAGGCACTAGTGACAAATCGGGCTGCCCTTGCCTCAGTAGCTCCTGATTACCTAAATACAGCAATCAAAATCATTACTCAAAATTACGGAAACGTTAATCAATATCTTAATAATTATCTTGATATTACGCCTACCGAAATAAAAGATTTACGAAAATTGTATTTAGATTAA
- a CDS encoding galactokinase, with protein sequence MDKQQFLAEYQDVFKEPGKDVFFSPGRINVIGEHTDYNGGHVFPCAISIGTYGVYGPREDTTVAIYSANSAKEEDSKIITFDINDTEPQSAKDEKWVNYFKGMLVYLKQRGFKIDHGFNLYIHGFLPYGSGLSSSASIEMLMGNILKDEFNLDIDEIELVKLGQKTENDFVGLNSGIMDQFAVGMGKENNAIYLDCNTLEYKYLPLELGDYEIIIMSTNKNHSLAGSKYNERVQECEEAVKRLNKKLDINKLGELDSDTFDQYTSLIDDDTLIRRARHAVSENERTKKAIDAMEKGDLEELGRLINASHVSLKYDYEVTGKELDTLAENAWDQPGCLGARMVGGGFAGSAIAIVKKSEAENFKKNVGKIYRDKIGYDASFYDAEVVDGPHKL encoded by the coding sequence ATGGATAAGCAACAATTTTTAGCTGAATACCAAGATGTATTTAAGGAACCGGGGAAGGATGTATTTTTCTCACCAGGACGGATTAATGTGATCGGGGAACATACTGATTATAATGGTGGTCATGTTTTTCCATGTGCAATCAGTATTGGGACCTATGGGGTATATGGACCGCGTGAGGACACAACAGTCGCCATTTACTCAGCTAATTCAGCAAAAGAAGAAGACAGTAAGATTATTACTTTTGACATTAATGATACAGAACCGCAAAGTGCTAAAGATGAAAAGTGGGTTAACTACTTTAAGGGGATGCTTGTTTATCTAAAGCAACGTGGTTTCAAGATTGATCACGGATTTAACTTATACATCCACGGTTTTCTTCCTTATGGTTCAGGCTTATCGTCATCAGCATCAATTGAAATGTTGATGGGTAATATTTTGAAAGATGAATTTAATCTTGATATCGATGAAATTGAATTAGTAAAACTCGGACAAAAGACTGAAAATGACTTTGTTGGTCTTAATTCCGGAATCATGGACCAATTTGCTGTCGGAATGGGTAAAGAAAATAACGCAATTTACCTTGACTGCAACACTCTTGAATATAAGTATTTGCCACTTGAACTTGGCGATTATGAAATCATTATCATGAGTACTAATAAGAACCACTCCTTAGCTGGTTCCAAATACAACGAACGGGTCCAAGAATGTGAAGAAGCAGTTAAACGCCTTAACAAGAAACTAGATATTAATAAGTTGGGTGAATTAGATTCCGATACATTTGATCAATATACTTCTCTAATTGATGATGACACACTAATCCGTCGAGCACGGCATGCTGTAAGTGAAAATGAACGGACAAAAAAAGCTATTGATGCAATGGAAAAGGGCGACCTTGAAGAACTGGGGCGGCTAATCAATGCTTCCCATGTTTCTCTAAAATATGACTATGAAGTAACTGGTAAAGAGCTTGATACCCTAGCAGAAAACGCATGGGATCAACCGGGCTGCCTTGGTGCTCGAATGGTCGGCGGTGGATTTGCCGGCAGTGCGATTGCCATTGTTAAGAAGTCAGAAGCAGAAAACTTTAAGAAAAACGTTGGCAAGATTTATCGTGACAAGATTGGTTACGATGC
- a CDS encoding YbhB/YbcL family Raf kinase inhibitor-like protein, which produces MQISVPLINGMLADEYGKYAPAADMLADHPIKSFPIKITDAPADTKTFALVFIDYDSTPVCGFTWIHWLAANIPATLTDIPANASRELADKFVQGNNSNASSLVNGNPLITSGYVGPQPPDKTHDYTLMVFALDDTLPLENKYWLNDFIHAAKGHILAKAQIDLPSRS; this is translated from the coding sequence ATGCAAATCTCAGTACCATTAATTAATGGGATGTTAGCAGATGAATATGGTAAATATGCGCCAGCAGCTGATATGCTAGCTGACCATCCAATTAAGTCATTTCCAATTAAAATTACCGACGCACCAGCAGATACAAAGACATTTGCACTCGTCTTTATTGATTATGACTCAACACCTGTCTGTGGCTTTACTTGGATCCACTGGTTAGCCGCCAACATTCCAGCAACGTTAACAGATATCCCTGCAAATGCTAGTCGAGAATTAGCAGATAAATTTGTGCAGGGGAATAATAGCAATGCCAGCTCGTTGGTTAATGGAAACCCATTGATAACTAGTGGTTATGTGGGTCCACAACCTCCCGACAAAACTCATGATTATACTTTAATGGTGTTTGCATTAGATGACACTTTACCCTTAGAAAATAAATACTGGCTTAATGACTTTATCCATGCGGCCAAAGGTCATATTCTAGCAAAAGCACAAATTGATTTGCCAAGTCGTTCATGA
- the greA gene encoding transcription elongation factor GreA, producing the protein MQRKKIQEAMKNVYFQKMTANGYHEIEEQIAKLQQQRPAKIEQLKAARALGDLSENTEYSTAKRELRHLESRLRYLNKQLQYAEIVTPKNDHTIDLGTTVTIEFEDDHEQETYHIVGKQEADLAKQKISFDSPLGQALLHKTAGTTVTVEAPQSSYKVKIVKVEL; encoded by the coding sequence ATGCAACGAAAAAAGATCCAAGAAGCAATGAAAAATGTCTATTTTCAAAAAATGACTGCAAATGGCTATCATGAAATTGAAGAACAAATTGCAAAATTACAACAGCAAAGACCTGCAAAAATTGAACAATTAAAAGCTGCCCGTGCGCTTGGTGACTTATCCGAAAATACGGAATATAGTACTGCTAAGCGTGAATTACGCCACCTTGAGAGCAGGCTTCGGTACCTCAATAAACAGCTTCAATATGCTGAAATTGTGACTCCCAAGAATGATCACACTATTGATTTAGGGACAACCGTGACAATTGAATTTGAGGATGACCATGAACAAGAAACTTATCATATTGTGGGAAAGCAGGAAGCCGATCTTGCCAAACAAAAAATCTCCTTTGATTCTCCCCTCGGTCAAGCCCTTCTTCACAAAACAGCTGGGACAACTGTAACTGTTGAAGCTCCACAATCTTCATATAAAGTTAAAATTGTTAAAGTTGAATTATAG
- a CDS encoding SGNH/GDSL hydrolase family protein, protein MKNYQPTDLIKFASRTGRWTVKKINNMPTLYTTNLGSYLRFKVSNAKKCQITVLPNQDSLSPSQVFAFRIDGGKWQRAQASLEKIDIPLDSILHTIEIMAAGNSDIDEVWQGNEGFAIKNIYLDNGAIMAAPQRPVVNFIGDSITAGCWVVGNHPAADYRPETNYAGICADLLNVDSVRIAYSAGGVLRPATGGVPTADVFLGKIDNQTLWTPNHPDLNVINLGVNDRRFPLTQFIAAFDLFIQQVKLTFPHAPLAIMIPFSQTFASAIRTIATKHNCSIIETKTWHHSFTDGLHPDQAGAITEGKMLAQALQPLLSQFSVQ, encoded by the coding sequence ATGAAGAACTACCAACCAACTGATCTAATTAAATTTGCTTCACGTACTGGACGCTGGACCGTTAAAAAGATTAATAATATGCCCACCTTATACACCACTAACCTTGGAAGCTACCTTCGTTTTAAGGTTTCAAATGCTAAAAAATGTCAAATTACTGTTTTGCCAAATCAAGATTCCCTATCTCCTAGCCAAGTGTTTGCATTTCGAATTGATGGCGGAAAGTGGCAACGGGCACAAGCTAGCTTAGAAAAAATTGATATTCCACTTGATTCGATATTACATACCATCGAAATAATGGCAGCCGGTAATTCCGACATTGACGAAGTGTGGCAAGGTAATGAAGGCTTTGCAATTAAAAACATTTATCTCGATAACGGCGCAATTATGGCAGCCCCGCAGCGTCCTGTGGTCAACTTTATCGGTGATTCAATCACGGCCGGTTGTTGGGTAGTTGGCAATCATCCTGCTGCTGACTACCGACCAGAAACTAACTATGCAGGAATCTGTGCAGACCTGCTTAACGTCGATAGTGTTCGAATAGCCTACTCTGCTGGGGGAGTGCTAAGACCTGCTACTGGCGGGGTCCCAACTGCCGATGTCTTTTTAGGAAAAATTGACAATCAGACATTATGGACGCCTAATCACCCTGATCTCAACGTGATTAATTTAGGCGTTAATGACCGTCGTTTCCCTCTAACTCAATTTATTGCCGCTTTCGATCTTTTTATTCAGCAAGTTAAGCTAACTTTTCCTCATGCTCCCTTAGCAATCATGATTCCTTTTAGTCAGACCTTTGCTTCTGCGATCCGCACAATTGCCACTAAACATAACTGTTCGATAATTGAAACTAAAACTTGGCACCATAGCTTTACTGATGGGCTCCATCCTGACCAAGCGGGCGCTATTACTGAAGGAAAAATGCTTGCACAAGCTTTACAACCTCTTTTATCTCAATTCAGTGTACAATAG